From the Rhodoferax sp. WC2427 genome, one window contains:
- a CDS encoding IclR family transcriptional regulator C-terminal domain-containing protein, translated as MTEPPSIDRKLLIEGLGKGLRVIEAFSDDRPRMTATEAGAHTGLTRTAARRYLLSLVHFGYAATDGKHYWLLPRVLRLGQAFLDGARIPRLVQPYIQRASLQCGETFNVGSLDGHEVVYLARSNSSRIISIGHPPGARLPAHVVAQGFILLSTLDDAALDAWIAEHDFAGFTGSTVIDPTAFRASVVAARSVDYWHADQYLDFGLSGLAVALKDRKGRCQYALSVTVQRQMYPGGQMVAKLLPILREVAEALRPVL; from the coding sequence ATGACTGAGCCCCCCAGCATCGACCGCAAACTGCTCATTGAAGGCCTGGGCAAAGGCCTGCGGGTGATCGAGGCGTTTTCAGACGACCGCCCCCGCATGACCGCCACCGAGGCGGGCGCGCATACCGGACTGACGCGCACCGCCGCCCGCCGCTACCTGCTCAGCCTGGTGCATTTTGGCTACGCGGCCACCGACGGCAAGCACTACTGGCTGCTGCCCCGCGTGCTGCGCCTGGGCCAGGCCTTTCTGGACGGTGCGCGCATTCCGCGGCTGGTGCAGCCCTACATCCAGCGGGCGTCCCTCCAGTGCGGCGAGACCTTCAACGTAGGCTCGCTGGACGGCCACGAAGTGGTCTACCTGGCGCGCAGCAATTCTTCGCGCATCATCTCCATCGGCCACCCGCCCGGTGCGCGCCTGCCCGCCCACGTGGTGGCGCAGGGCTTCATTTTGTTGTCGACCCTGGACGACGCAGCCCTGGATGCCTGGATCGCCGAGCATGACTTTGCGGGCTTCACCGGCTCGACGGTGATCGACCCCACCGCCTTCCGCGCCAGTGTGGTGGCCGCCCGCTCGGTGGACTACTGGCACGCCGACCAGTACCTCGACTTCGGCCTCAGCGGCCTGGCCGTGGCCCTGAAAGACCGCAAAGGCCGCTGCCAGTACGCCCTGAGCGTCACTGTGCAGCGCCAGATGTACCCCGGCGGGCAAATGGTGGCCAAGTTGCTGCCGATCCTGCGCGAAGTGGCGGAGGCGCTGCGGCCGGTGCTGTGA
- a CDS encoding peptidoglycan DD-metalloendopeptidase family protein: MPLPTRRTTLLATLGLLANRLHAAPQAPAVWPHELQVPGGVARLSLGPAAVRPVAFANELPLLVLGDAIEWTAIVGIPLAAALGPAHIDLQSDGGTRPVPYTVGPKQYREQRLKVAPGTVDLSPEDEARYNREHAHLQTVVATFSEPPPYGLRMRVPVPGRRSSSFGLRRVFNGQARNPHSGMDIAAATGTPVVAPLPGRVIDTGDYFFNGNTVWLDHGGGLLGMFCHLSTIAVQVGDVLQAGQRLGAVGATGRVTGPHLHWSISLNRAMVDPALFVEN; this comes from the coding sequence ATGCCACTGCCGACCCGCCGCACCACCCTGCTCGCCACCCTGGGCCTGCTCGCCAACCGCCTGCATGCCGCCCCGCAAGCCCCCGCCGTGTGGCCGCACGAGCTGCAGGTGCCCGGCGGCGTGGCGCGGCTGTCGCTGGGGCCTGCGGCGGTGCGGCCCGTGGCGTTTGCCAACGAACTGCCCCTGCTGGTACTGGGCGATGCGATCGAGTGGACGGCCATCGTCGGCATCCCGCTGGCGGCGGCGCTGGGCCCGGCCCACATCGACCTGCAGTCCGATGGCGGCACCCGCCCGGTGCCCTACACGGTGGGGCCCAAACAGTACCGCGAGCAGCGGCTGAAGGTGGCCCCCGGCACGGTGGATTTGTCGCCCGAGGACGAGGCCCGCTACAACCGCGAGCACGCCCACCTGCAAACCGTGGTGGCCACGTTCAGCGAACCACCACCCTACGGTCTGCGCATGCGGGTCCCGGTGCCGGGGCGGCGCTCCAGTTCGTTCGGGCTGCGCCGGGTGTTCAACGGCCAGGCACGCAACCCGCACAGCGGCATGGACATCGCCGCCGCCACGGGCACGCCGGTGGTGGCACCGCTGCCGGGCCGGGTCATCGACACCGGCGACTACTTCTTCAACGGCAACACCGTCTGGCTGGACCATGGCGGCGGCCTGCTGGGCATGTTTTGCCACCTGAGCACCATTGCGGTGCAGGTGGGCGACGTGCTGCAGGCCGGCCAGCGCCTGGGGGCCGTGGGGGCCACGGGCCGGGTGACCGGGCCGCACCTGCACTGGTCGATCAGCCTGAACCGGGCCATGGTGGACCCGGCGCTGTTTGTGGAAAACTGA
- a CDS encoding MFS transporter produces MANTLHGAAHHKEQSRKATASGWIGSALEYYDFFIYATAAALIFPQIFFPKGDPKTAIIASLATYGVGYVARPIGAFFLGHWGDTQGRKKVLILCMFLMGFSTVAVGLLPTYDQVGLWAPALLVVLRLIQGFAVAGEISGASSMILEHAPFGRRGFFASFTLQGVQAGQILAAAVFLPLAHFMPAEQFNSWGWRIPFILSFLVIVAGYIIRREVDETPAFTEETIEGHVPKAPFVQAVTESWRDMLRVMCCSLMNVIPVVTTIFGAAYAVQPGYGIGFEKDIYLWIPVLGNIVAVLVIPFVGNLSDKIGRKPPIIIGSVVSGLLSFVYLYAISIHSVPLAICMSILMWGVVYQGYNAIFPSFYPEMFPTRTRVSGMAISQNLGTLVTAMLPALFTYVAPPGAMDIPFTVGCITLGVTVVAAIAAFTARETYRIHMVDLGNPNAVPVPKRAYDEAREKLMAAS; encoded by the coding sequence ATGGCAAATACCCTGCATGGCGCAGCGCACCACAAGGAGCAGTCCCGCAAGGCCACGGCCAGCGGCTGGATCGGCTCGGCGCTGGAGTACTACGACTTTTTTATCTACGCCACCGCGGCGGCGTTGATCTTTCCGCAGATTTTCTTCCCCAAGGGCGACCCCAAGACGGCCATCATCGCGTCGTTGGCCACCTATGGCGTGGGCTATGTGGCGCGGCCCATCGGCGCGTTTTTCCTGGGCCACTGGGGCGACACCCAGGGCCGCAAGAAGGTGCTGATCCTGTGCATGTTCCTGATGGGCTTTTCGACCGTGGCCGTGGGCCTGCTGCCCACCTATGACCAGGTCGGCCTGTGGGCCCCCGCGCTGCTGGTGGTGCTGCGCCTGATCCAGGGCTTTGCGGTGGCCGGCGAGATCTCCGGGGCCAGCTCGATGATTCTGGAGCACGCCCCTTTCGGGCGGCGCGGCTTCTTCGCCAGCTTCACCCTGCAAGGCGTGCAGGCCGGGCAGATTTTGGCGGCCGCCGTGTTCCTGCCCCTGGCGCATTTCATGCCCGCCGAGCAGTTCAACAGCTGGGGCTGGCGCATTCCGTTCATCTTGAGCTTTTTGGTCATCGTGGCGGGCTACATCATCCGCCGTGAAGTCGACGAAACCCCGGCCTTCACCGAAGAAACCATCGAAGGCCATGTGCCCAAGGCTCCGTTTGTGCAGGCCGTGACCGAGAGCTGGCGCGACATGCTGCGGGTGATGTGCTGCTCGCTGATGAACGTGATCCCGGTGGTCACCACCATCTTCGGCGCAGCCTACGCGGTGCAGCCCGGCTACGGCATCGGCTTCGAGAAAGACATCTACCTGTGGATTCCCGTGCTGGGCAATATCGTCGCGGTGCTGGTGATCCCGTTTGTGGGCAATCTGTCGGACAAGATCGGCCGCAAGCCGCCCATCATCATTGGCTCCGTTGTTTCGGGCCTGCTGTCCTTCGTCTACCTGTACGCCATCAGCATCCACAGCGTACCGCTGGCGATTTGCATGTCGATTCTGATGTGGGGTGTCGTGTACCAGGGCTACAACGCCATTTTCCCCAGCTTCTACCCTGAAATGTTCCCCACCCGCACCCGGGTCTCGGGCATGGCCATCTCGCAGAACCTGGGCACGCTAGTCACCGCCATGCTGCCAGCGCTGTTCACCTATGTGGCACCTCCCGGCGCGATGGATATCCCCTTCACCGTGGGCTGCATCACCCTGGGTGTCACGGTGGTGGCTGCCATCGCAGCCTTTACCGCCCGCGAAACCTACCGCATCCACATGGTGGATCTGGGCAACCCCAACGCCGTGCCGGTGCCCAAGCGTGCCTACGACGAAGCGCGCGAAAAGCTGATGGCAGCGTCGTAA
- a CDS encoding diguanylate cyclase translates to MFRFSVLRAGAWPPLVAVAALVAAQVVLAWLPLAWPVVVVQMALVAGWVALAGCMRSAAVPEATPVLGISAEQALEAALDVLPDNSTFALFDAQERLLLVSARTRALYPQSAPFMLPGVSFEAVLRHTVALGEMPESEGQEAWIQQRLAAFRLTVPVQVQELPQDRWMRISQRRLPDGSTVVLRAEITDTVRKERALERARQEAHAAQSQLSEALEAMPIGIELYDAHDRLVYFNRKMGEMRPWFTLEEGRGLTHEALVRIGLRQGFPQEAMGREDEWMATHLAARGNRAMPEVRSYPIGVWMHAYESRTPSGYIVAVRLDITEMVLQRQALEQANHRLAQLSATDGLTGIGNRRHFDAVLATEWLRGARQQEPLALLMIDIDHFKLYNDHYGHLAGDACLRRVAQLLTTCVRRAGELVARYGGEEFVLLLPGTDQDHARMVAQHCMDALGQERIPHAGSPTADHVTLSIGIAHTVPHADRKADTLVDAADSALYRAKNAGRQQFEVSRL, encoded by the coding sequence ATGTTTCGTTTTTCGGTTTTGCGCGCTGGCGCATGGCCACCGCTGGTTGCTGTAGCGGCTTTGGTCGCGGCGCAGGTTGTATTGGCCTGGCTGCCGCTGGCCTGGCCGGTGGTGGTGGTGCAAATGGCGCTGGTGGCGGGCTGGGTGGCCCTGGCAGGGTGCATGCGCAGCGCTGCCGTCCCCGAGGCCACGCCGGTGCTGGGCATAAGCGCCGAGCAAGCGCTGGAAGCCGCGCTGGACGTCCTGCCCGACAACAGCACCTTTGCCCTGTTTGACGCACAGGAGCGCCTGCTGCTGGTGAGCGCACGCACCCGCGCCCTGTACCCCCAGTCAGCGCCTTTCATGCTGCCGGGCGTGTCTTTTGAAGCCGTTCTGCGCCACACCGTTGCGCTCGGGGAAATGCCCGAATCCGAAGGCCAGGAGGCCTGGATCCAGCAGCGGCTGGCCGCCTTTCGCCTAACGGTACCGGTGCAGGTCCAGGAACTGCCCCAAGACCGCTGGATGCGCATCAGCCAGCGCCGCTTGCCGGATGGCAGCACCGTGGTGCTGCGGGCCGAGATTACCGACACCGTGCGCAAGGAACGGGCACTGGAACGGGCGCGGCAAGAGGCGCATGCAGCCCAGTCGCAGCTGTCGGAGGCGCTGGAGGCCATGCCCATTGGCATCGAGCTGTACGACGCGCACGACCGCCTGGTGTATTTCAACCGCAAGATGGGCGAGATGCGCCCTTGGTTCACGCTGGAGGAAGGCCGGGGCCTGACCCACGAGGCCCTGGTGCGCATCGGCCTGCGCCAGGGCTTTCCGCAGGAGGCCATGGGCCGCGAAGATGAGTGGATGGCGACCCACCTGGCCGCGCGCGGCAACCGCGCCATGCCCGAGGTGCGCTCCTACCCCATCGGCGTGTGGATGCACGCCTACGAGTCGCGTACGCCGTCGGGCTACATCGTGGCGGTGCGGCTGGACATCACCGAAATGGTGCTGCAACGCCAGGCGCTGGAGCAGGCCAACCATCGCCTGGCCCAGCTGTCGGCCACCGACGGGCTGACCGGCATCGGCAACCGGCGGCATTTTGACGCGGTGCTGGCCACCGAATGGCTGCGCGGTGCCCGCCAGCAGGAGCCACTGGCCCTGCTGATGATCGACATCGACCACTTCAAGCTCTACAACGACCACTACGGCCATCTGGCGGGCGATGCCTGCCTGCGCCGCGTGGCCCAGCTGCTGACCACCTGCGTGCGCCGCGCGGGTGAGCTGGTGGCGCGCTACGGCGGCGAAGAATTTGTGCTGCTGCTGCCCGGCACCGACCAGGACCACGCCCGCATGGTCGCCCAGCACTGCATGGACGCGCTGGGCCAGGAGCGCATTCCGCACGCGGGCTCCCCCACCGCCGACCATGTGACGCTGAGCATCGGCATCGCCCACACCGTGCCGCACGCCGACCGCAAGGCCGACACCCTGGTGGACGCCGCCGACAGCGCGCTGTACCGGGCCAAGAACGCCGGGCGCCAGCAGTTTGAAGTGAGCCGACTTTAG
- a CDS encoding class I SAM-dependent methyltransferase, with protein MNANKELWEKGDFTRIAQGMRKSGESLAHTLGITPGLKVLDLGCGDGTTALPQARLGADVLGVDIAANLVAAGNRRANAEGLKNCRFQEGDACDLQGLSDSSFDLVVSIFGAMFAPRPLDVAREMVRVCKPGGRIVMGNWIPNDPTLVAQILKISASYMPPPPAGFVSPMAWGVESHVMERFAGAGIPRECISCQKQTYTFEFPDAPSTVVDTFRKFYGPTMGAFDAAAKTGQSDDLQRELEDLFQVQNQSTHQDATCIPATYLRVAVHVGKGNGF; from the coding sequence ATGAATGCAAATAAGGAACTATGGGAAAAAGGCGACTTCACCCGCATCGCCCAGGGCATGCGCAAGAGTGGCGAGTCGCTGGCCCACACATTGGGAATCACCCCCGGCTTGAAGGTGCTGGATCTGGGGTGCGGTGACGGCACGACGGCTCTGCCGCAAGCCCGGCTCGGGGCGGACGTTCTGGGCGTGGATATCGCCGCCAACCTGGTTGCGGCCGGGAACCGGCGCGCCAACGCAGAGGGCCTGAAAAACTGCCGCTTCCAGGAGGGGGATGCGTGCGACCTCCAGGGGCTGAGCGACAGCTCTTTTGACCTGGTGGTGAGCATCTTTGGTGCCATGTTTGCGCCCAGGCCATTGGATGTGGCCAGGGAAATGGTGCGGGTGTGCAAGCCGGGTGGCCGGATCGTGATGGGCAACTGGATTCCCAACGACCCGACGCTGGTGGCCCAGATCCTGAAAATCAGCGCCAGCTACATGCCACCGCCGCCAGCAGGCTTCGTCAGCCCGATGGCCTGGGGGGTAGAGAGCCACGTGATGGAACGCTTTGCAGGCGCGGGCATCCCGAGGGAGTGCATTTCCTGCCAAAAGCAGACCTACACCTTTGAGTTTCCCGATGCGCCGTCCACGGTTGTCGATACGTTCAGGAAGTTCTATGGGCCGACCATGGGCGCCTTCGATGCCGCAGCCAAAACCGGCCAGTCGGACGACTTGCAGCGCGAGCTGGAAGACCTGTTCCAGGTCCAGAACCAAAGCACCCACCAAGACGCAACCTGCATTCCAGCGACCTATTTGCGGGTGGCGGTTCACGTGGGTAAGGGCAACGGCTTTTGA
- a CDS encoding MAPEG family protein, which yields MTVPVWMLLGFATWTALLLLFTIGVYRWSRILSGRTAIRNFPADAAGGDAWYRRATRAHANCIENLPVFGAIVFGLYVGHVESPLVDTLATVVLVARIFQSLVHVCFVHTNTVATLRFTFFFVQFVCYFWLVGTIVATYLRVA from the coding sequence ATGACAGTGCCAGTATGGATGCTGCTGGGGTTCGCCACGTGGACGGCGCTGTTGCTGCTGTTCACGATTGGGGTGTACCGCTGGAGCCGTATTCTGAGCGGCCGGACGGCTATCCGGAATTTTCCGGCCGATGCCGCCGGGGGGGACGCGTGGTATCGGCGTGCGACGCGGGCCCACGCCAACTGCATCGAGAACCTTCCGGTGTTCGGTGCGATTGTTTTCGGGCTCTACGTGGGCCACGTGGAGAGCCCGCTGGTGGACACCCTGGCAACGGTCGTTCTGGTTGCCCGGATTTTCCAGTCGCTGGTGCATGTGTGCTTCGTGCATACCAACACCGTCGCTACGCTGCGCTTTACCTTCTTCTTCGTGCAGTTTGTCTGCTATTTTTGGCTGGTGGGAACCATCGTTGCCACGTACCTGCGAGTGGCGTAG
- the polA gene encoding DNA polymerase I, with protein sequence MTTQKTLLLVDGSSYLYRAFFAGGETMSTTLPDGTVQKTGAIRIIINMMNSLRKEVRADYAVCVFDAKGPTFRDEWYPAYKATRSPMPDDLRTQIEPVHEVIRLMGWPVVAVPGVEADDVIGTLARLAGDQGIEVVVSSGDKDLSQLVNQHVTIIDTMNGKRRDVAGVTEEFGVPPSLMVDYQTLVGDTVDNVPGVPKVGPKTAAKWLMEYGSLDALMERATEIKGVAGENLRNAVDWLPQGRRLVTIKTDCELSGYIDGLPAMDSIAYTAQDTDSLKAFYEKFGFKGLARNLDSAAAAEPAPTAEKTPKAKPSEPGLFDEPGAATPVAPARTPGFETILTWEAFDAWLATLQTAELVALDTETNSIDEMVAEIVGISVCVTPGEAAYIPVGHNYPDAPTQLPRDEVLARLKPWLENPAMLKLGQNIKYDRHVFANHGIEVQGYAHDTMLQSYVLEVHKPHGLSSLAERHLGRSGISFEDLCGKGVHQLTINQVDVEKASEYACEDADMTLAVHRVLWPQLQAVPALAFIYQLEIDSSEALYRIERNGVLIDAATLASQSHALGQRIVQLENEAYEIAGQPFNLSSPKQLGEIFFDKLGMPVVKKTATGARSTDEEVLEKLAEDYPLPAKLLEHRSLSKLKGTYTDKLALLILPRSGRVHTHYAQAVAVTGRLSSNDPNLQNIPVRTPEGRRVREAFVAAPGNVIASADYSQIELRIMAHISGDAALLRAFTDGLDVHRATAAEVFGVTVEQVTSEQRRYAKVINFGLIYGMSAYGLAKNLGIDNTAAKNYIARYFDRYPGVKTYMEDTRALAKQQGYVETVFGRRLQLANIQSAKGAVLAGLERAAINAPMQGTAADLIKLSMVAVQKALDSEQRATKMIMQVHDELVFEVPEAEVDWVRVEIPRLMAGVAALKVPLLAEVGVGPNWDKAH encoded by the coding sequence ATGACAACCCAAAAAACCCTGCTGCTGGTCGACGGCTCCAGCTACCTGTACCGTGCCTTTTTTGCCGGTGGTGAAACCATGAGCACCACCTTGCCCGATGGCACGGTGCAAAAAACCGGTGCCATCCGCATCATCATCAACATGATGAACAGCCTGCGCAAAGAGGTGCGGGCCGACTACGCGGTGTGCGTGTTCGACGCCAAAGGCCCCACCTTCCGTGACGAGTGGTATCCCGCCTACAAGGCCACCCGCAGCCCCATGCCCGATGACCTGCGCACGCAGATCGAGCCGGTGCACGAGGTCATCCGCCTGATGGGCTGGCCGGTGGTGGCCGTGCCGGGGGTGGAGGCCGACGACGTGATCGGCACGCTGGCCCGGCTGGCTGGCGACCAGGGCATTGAGGTGGTGGTGTCCAGTGGCGACAAGGACCTGAGCCAACTGGTCAACCAACACGTGACCATCATCGACACCATGAACGGCAAGCGCCGCGACGTGGCCGGGGTGACCGAGGAATTCGGCGTACCCCCCAGCCTGATGGTTGACTACCAGACCCTGGTGGGCGACACCGTGGACAACGTGCCCGGCGTGCCCAAGGTCGGCCCCAAAACCGCCGCCAAGTGGCTGATGGAATACGGCAGCCTGGACGCGCTGATGGAGCGCGCCACCGAGATCAAGGGCGTGGCCGGGGAAAACCTGCGCAACGCGGTGGACTGGCTGCCGCAGGGCCGCCGCCTGGTCACCATCAAGACCGACTGCGAGCTGTCGGGCTACATCGACGGCCTGCCTGCTATGGATTCAATAGCTTATACCGCCCAAGATACGGACTCTTTGAAGGCTTTTTACGAAAAGTTTGGCTTCAAGGGCCTGGCCCGCAACCTGGACAGCGCCGCCGCCGCAGAACCTGCCCCCACGGCGGAGAAGACGCCCAAGGCCAAGCCGTCCGAGCCCGGCCTGTTCGACGAACCTGGCGCTGCCACCCCTGTCGCGCCCGCACGCACCCCGGGCTTTGAAACCATCCTGACCTGGGAGGCCTTCGACGCCTGGCTGGCCACGCTGCAAACCGCCGAGCTGGTGGCGCTGGACACCGAGACCAACTCCATCGACGAGATGGTGGCCGAGATTGTCGGCATCAGCGTGTGCGTGACCCCGGGCGAGGCCGCCTACATCCCGGTCGGCCATAACTACCCCGACGCGCCCACCCAGTTGCCGCGTGACGAGGTGCTGGCCCGGCTCAAGCCCTGGCTGGAAAACCCGGCCATGTTGAAACTGGGCCAGAACATCAAATACGACCGCCATGTGTTCGCCAACCACGGCATCGAAGTGCAGGGCTACGCCCACGACACCATGCTGCAAAGCTATGTGCTGGAAGTGCACAAGCCCCACGGCCTGAGCAGCCTGGCCGAGCGCCACCTGGGCCGCAGCGGCATCAGCTTTGAAGACCTGTGCGGCAAGGGCGTGCACCAGCTCACCATCAACCAGGTGGATGTGGAAAAAGCCTCGGAGTACGCCTGCGAAGACGCCGACATGACCCTGGCGGTGCACCGCGTGCTCTGGCCGCAGCTGCAGGCGGTGCCCGCCCTGGCCTTCATCTACCAGCTGGAGATCGACAGCAGCGAGGCGCTCTACCGCATCGAACGCAACGGCGTGCTGATCGACGCGGCCACCCTGGCCAGCCAGAGCCACGCCCTGGGCCAGCGCATCGTGCAACTGGAAAACGAGGCCTACGAGATTGCGGGCCAGCCCTTCAACCTCAGCAGCCCCAAGCAGCTGGGCGAAATCTTCTTCGACAAACTGGGCATGCCGGTGGTCAAGAAAACCGCCACCGGCGCGCGCAGCACCGACGAAGAGGTGCTGGAAAAGCTGGCCGAGGACTACCCCCTGCCCGCCAAGCTGCTGGAGCACCGCAGCCTGTCCAAGCTCAAAGGCACCTACACCGACAAGCTGGCCCTGCTGATCCTGCCGCGCAGCGGCCGCGTGCACACCCACTACGCCCAGGCCGTGGCCGTCACCGGGCGGCTCAGCAGCAACGACCCCAACTTGCAAAACATCCCCGTGCGCACCCCCGAGGGCCGCCGCGTGCGCGAGGCCTTTGTGGCCGCACCCGGCAACGTGATCGCCAGCGCCGACTACTCGCAGATCGAGCTGCGCATCATGGCCCACATCAGTGGCGACGCCGCCCTGCTGCGCGCCTTTACCGACGGGCTGGACGTGCACCGCGCCACGGCGGCCGAGGTGTTTGGTGTCACGGTGGAGCAGGTCACCAGCGAGCAGCGCCGCTACGCCAAGGTGATCAACTTTGGCCTGATCTACGGCATGAGCGCCTACGGCCTGGCCAAGAACCTGGGCATCGACAACACCGCCGCCAAGAACTACATCGCCCGCTACTTCGACCGCTACCCGGGTGTCAAAACCTACATGGAAGACACCCGCGCACTGGCCAAGCAGCAGGGCTACGTGGAAACCGTGTTTGGCCGGCGCCTGCAACTGGCCAACATCCAGAGCGCCAAGGGCGCGGTGCTGGCGGGCCTGGAGCGCGCCGCCATCAACGCCCCCATGCAGGGCACGGCCGCCGACCTGATCAAGCTCAGCATGGTGGCGGTGCAAAAGGCGCTGGATTCCGAGCAGCGCGCCACCAAGATGATCATGCAGGTGCACGATGAACTGGTGTTTGAAGTGCCCGAGGCCGAGGTGGACTGGGTCCGGGTCGAGATCCCGCGGCTGATGGCCGGTGTGGCCGCGCTCAAAGTGCCGCTATTGGCCGAAGTGGGCGTGGGCCCCAACTGGGACAAAGCCCACTGA
- a CDS encoding TerB family tellurite resistance protein, translated as MLRALKEIFDGLLAQSSEPSPAERQSAVNLATAVLLVEVMRADPTKTAVERQAVVLALQQRLNLDGAALTQLMRQAEQSAARAYDYHRFTSELNAQCTHAQKIRVVEDMWQVAYADGQLGAVENSVINQVAGLLYVTHGEYIGAKMRAKEAAGLLL; from the coding sequence ATGCTGCGTGCCCTGAAAGAGATTTTCGACGGACTGCTTGCCCAGTCCAGCGAGCCCTCGCCCGCCGAGCGCCAGAGCGCCGTGAACCTGGCCACCGCCGTGCTGCTGGTCGAGGTCATGCGCGCCGACCCCACCAAGACCGCCGTGGAGCGCCAGGCCGTGGTGCTCGCGCTGCAACAGCGCCTGAACCTGGACGGTGCAGCGCTGACGCAGCTCATGCGGCAGGCCGAACAATCCGCCGCCCGCGCCTACGACTACCACCGCTTCACCAGCGAACTCAACGCGCAATGCACGCATGCCCAGAAGATCCGGGTGGTGGAAGACATGTGGCAGGTGGCCTACGCCGACGGCCAGCTCGGCGCGGTGGAAAACAGCGTCATCAACCAGGTGGCCGGCCTGCTGTACGTGACCCACGGCGAATACATCGGCGCCAAGATGCGCGCCAAGGAAGCTGCGGGCCTGCTGCTGTAA
- a CDS encoding cupin domain-containing protein: protein MDVLSDVLHTIRMQGAIFLNAECHEPWCVDVPQTSELARFLKPGARSLAICHTVLEGSCWVQLPGGEAVALHAGDVATMPHGDPHLIGSGLHHAPVSIDHVVKIKEPHLTPIRYGGEGDRTVLMCGWFAYEQDIPNPLVASLPKLFCSAVGKRPSGPWIEQSLRYAVGEAAIGQPGSGAMAAKVAESLFVETLRGYIESLPPRHLGWLAGLRDPQVGKCLSLIHTHPAKDWSVESLAGEVHVSRSVLAQRFNELVGMPPIQYLIRWRLAVAARLLRSERISLGRVTEAIGYESEASFSRAFKKEFGVAPGQWRNGKAAALSG from the coding sequence GTGGACGTGCTTTCGGATGTGCTGCACACCATTCGCATGCAAGGCGCGATATTTCTCAACGCAGAGTGCCATGAGCCCTGGTGCGTGGACGTTCCCCAGACCTCTGAATTGGCCCGGTTTCTCAAGCCGGGCGCGCGCAGTCTGGCGATTTGCCACACCGTTCTGGAAGGCAGCTGCTGGGTGCAATTGCCCGGCGGTGAGGCGGTCGCCCTGCATGCCGGCGATGTAGCCACCATGCCCCATGGGGACCCGCACCTGATCGGCAGCGGCCTGCACCACGCGCCCGTCAGCATCGACCATGTCGTCAAAATCAAGGAACCGCACCTGACGCCCATTCGGTACGGAGGCGAAGGCGACCGCACGGTGCTGATGTGCGGGTGGTTCGCCTACGAACAGGACATCCCCAACCCGCTGGTAGCCAGCTTGCCCAAGCTTTTCTGTTCGGCTGTGGGCAAGCGACCGTCCGGTCCGTGGATCGAGCAGTCGCTGCGGTACGCCGTCGGAGAAGCCGCCATCGGCCAGCCCGGGTCCGGGGCGATGGCGGCCAAAGTGGCCGAATCCCTGTTTGTGGAGACGCTCCGCGGCTATATCGAATCCCTGCCCCCACGGCACCTGGGCTGGCTGGCTGGCCTTCGCGATCCACAGGTTGGCAAATGCCTCAGCCTGATCCACACCCATCCGGCCAAAGACTGGTCGGTTGAGTCCCTGGCGGGGGAGGTGCACGTGTCGCGCAGCGTGCTGGCCCAACGGTTCAACGAACTGGTCGGCATGCCGCCCATCCAGTACCTCATCCGCTGGCGACTTGCCGTTGCTGCGCGACTCTTGCGCAGTGAGCGCATCAGCCTGGGCCGTGTCACCGAAGCCATTGGGTATGAATCGGAGGCCTCGTTCAGCCGGGCCTTCAAAAAAGAGTTTGGCGTGGCCCCCGGGCAATGGCGCAACGGGAAGGCGGCCGCGCTTTCCGGCTAA